Proteins from a single region of Amblyomma americanum isolate KBUSLIRL-KWMA chromosome 10, ASM5285725v1, whole genome shotgun sequence:
- the LOC144108148 gene encoding kelch domain-containing protein 3-like: MWTARLGGVPEGANYTAVSINGKIYSFDPDREDVDPTTRESVEVYVFDPATCQWNQLQTQSLPDGSPWHNNYSRTVVAYGDSAYLWSSRDYLEVGSVVYRFDTRTMAWSLLEVSGQWPEFRFGQTACLVGSRVYLYGGWPVDGPPTPQIDFLDLKTLRWHTVPTRGELPENTVYHSASAIGDRMYVWGGALVLSGRGTAYSSSLVYLDTSASTWLRPHVDGFPPEGREDHATFVYNGELYVFGGLDFDRDRYFGIIHKYSPERSSWSAVTPKRSGPSARRFPGCCVIDNLLFVFGGRGLKSYATVEQWMQSSAEETSELCEEALTDMHVLDFCPTLKTMCLMAVIDANVHVGHLPPTIKKEVSALTSYSSTSPSSQPARSSCAPD; encoded by the coding sequence ATGTGGACGGCGCGGCTGGGAGGCGTGCCGGAAGGCGCAAACTACACGGCTGTCTCCATTAATGGCAAGATCTActcgttcgaccccgaccgcgaggACGTGGACCCCACCACACGCGAGTCCGTCGAAGTCTACGTATTCGACCCTGCGACCTGCCAGTGGAaccagctgcagacgcagtcccTTCCGGACGGGAGCCCCTGGCATAATAATTACAGCCGCACGGTCGTCGCCTACGGTGACAGCGCCTACCTCTGGAGCAGCCGGGATTATCTCGAAGTGGGTAGCGTAGTTTACCGCTTCGACACCAGGACGATGGCATGGAGTCTCCTGGAAGTGTCTGGCCAATGGCCAGAATTTCGGTTCGGCCAAACTGCATGCTTGGTGGGCAGCCGAGTCTACCTCTATGGTGGATGGCCGGTGGATGGCCCACCCACGCCGCAGATAGATTTCCTCGACCTGAAGACATTGCGCTGGCATACTGTGCCAACCAGGGGCGAGCTGCCGGAGAACACCGTGTACCATTCGGCGTCCGCCATTGGGGACCGTATGTACGTGTGGGGCGGAGCCCTTGTGCTCTCTGGCCGAGGCACAGCCTACAGCAGCTCTCTGGTGTATCTGGACACGTCCGCCTCGACATGGTTGCGGCCTCACGTCGATGGCTTTCCCCCCGAAGGGCGCGAAGATCACGCCACCTTCGTCTACAACGGAGAGCTGTACGTATTTGGAGGTTTGGACTTCGACCGGGACCGATACTTTGGCATCATCCACAAGTACAGTCCTGAGAGGTCCTCCTGGAGCGCAGTGACGCCGAAGCGGTCAGGCCCGTCGGCCAGGCGGTTCCCGGGCTGCTGCGTGATTGACAATTTGCTTTTCGTCTTCGGTGGTCGAGGATTGAAATCCTACGCAACGGTCGAGCAGTGGATGCAGTCTAGTGCAGAGGAGACTTCTGAACTATGCGAAGAGGCGCTGACGGATATGCACGTCCTAGACTTTTGTCCGACTTTGAAGACTATGTGCCTGATGGCTGTCATAGATGCAAATGTGCATGTCGGCCACCTGCCGCCTACCATTAAAAAGGAGGTCAGTGCACTCACAAGCTACAGCAGCACTTCGCCGTCATCTCAGCCTGCACGCTCAAGCTGCGCACCAGACTGA
- the LOC144108149 gene encoding kelch domain-containing protein 3-like, which translates to MWTVRLGGVPEGACYTSVSINGKIYSFDPDREDVDRTTRESVEVYVFDPATCQWNQLQTQSLPDGSPWHNNYSRTVVAYGDSAYLWSSRDYIEVGSVVYRFDTRTMAWSLLEVSDQWPEFRFGQTACLVGSRVYLYGGWPVDGPPTPQIDFLDLKTLRWHTVPTRGELPENTMYHSASAIGDRMYVWGGAIVLSGRGTAYSSSLVYLDTATSTWVRPRVDGFPPEGREDHATFVYNGELYVFGGLDFDRDRYFGIIHKYNPERSSWSVVTPKRSGPSARRFPGCCVIDNLLFVFGGRGLKSYATVEQWMQSSAEETSELCEEALTDMHVLNFCPTLKTMCLMAVIDARVHVDHLPPAIKKEVSALTSYRSTSPSSQPAGSSCAPD; encoded by the coding sequence ATGTGGACGGTGCGGCTGGGAGGCGTGCCGGAAGGCGCATGCTACACGTCTGTCTCCATTAATGGCAAGATCTActcgttcgaccccgaccgcgaggACGTGGACCGCACCACACGCGAGTCCGTCGAAGTCTACGTATTCGACCCTGCGACCTGCCAGTGGAaccagctgcagacgcagtcccTTCCGGACGGGAGCCCCTGGCATAATAATTACAGCCGCACGGTCGTCGCCTACGGTGACAGCGCCTACCTCTGGAGCAGCCGGGATTATATCGAAGTGGGTAGCGTAGTTTACCGCTTCGACACCAGAACGATGGCATGGAGTCTTCTGGAAGTGTCTGACCAATGGCCAGAATTTCGGTTCGGCCAAACTGCATGCTTGGTGGGCAGCCGAGTCTACCTCTATGGTGGATGGCCGGTGGATGGCCCACCCACGCCGCAGATAGATTTCCTCGACCTGAAGACATTGCGCTGGCATACTGTGCCAACCAGAGGTGAGCTTCCGGAGAACACCATGTACCACTCGGCGTCCGCCATTGGGGACCGTATGTACGTGTGGGGCGGAGCCATTGTGCTCTCTGGCCGAGGCACCGCCTACAGCAGCTCTCTGGTGTATCTGGACACGGCCACCTCGACATGGGTGCGGCCTCGCGTCGATGGCTTTCCCCCCGAAGGGCGCGAAGATCACGCCACCTTCGTCTACAACGGAGAGCTGTATGTATTTGGAGGTTTGGACTTCGACCGGGACCGATACTTTGGCATCATCCACAAGTACAACCCTGAGAGGTCCTCCTGGAGCGTAGTGACGCCGAAGCGATCAGGCCCGTCGGCCAGGCGGTTCCCGGGCTGCTGCGTGATTGACAATTTGCTTTTCGTCTTCGGTGGTCGAGGATTGAAATCCTACGCAACGGTCGAGCAGTGGATGCAGTCTAGTGCAGAGGAGACTTCTGAACTATGCGAAGAGGCGCTGACGGATATGCACGTCCTAAACTTTTGTCCGACTTTGAAGACTATGTGCCTGATGGCTGTCATAGACGCACGCGTGCATGTCGACCACCTGCCGCCTGCCATTAAAAAGGAGGTCAGTGCACTCACAAGCTACAGGAGCACTTCGCCGTCATCTCAGCCTGCAGGCTCAAGCTGCGCACCAGACTGA